Proteins encoded in a region of the Populus alba chromosome 13, ASM523922v2, whole genome shotgun sequence genome:
- the LOC118060971 gene encoding uncharacterized protein isoform X2 — protein sequence MSATRNGTHDSSDVLSTRSLSEISEVETVRLSVDLVSASRKNLGLLRTVSESPWLHERATILEAIRRYDELWMPLISDMMEGSSPPMVLPPLDVEWVWFCHTLNPVSYRKYCEERFSKLIGKPAIFYKENEEYSLMRCEELWMKRYPNESFENEVDINSSNLQDLHVAQDHEDLLNEVEKQRHVYSKFSWPYMSEIVYLIAARQRYNGFLYVLQRFADGCSSRLLPSLDILLMWVTHQVCVFVRLNSRMKPVQQERQHNFLRLQIVRCHRELKIDKPISSFSSDTWKKVTHLYCEFGTKGLMLEVRKHGGGCFKTSKLEDSKTFLWNDLLRAPSLALETHLDDKQARAVASITPPAQAPYLLKCVPDKVTDDSGAMVSDVILRMNNYKPQEGRWLSRTILDHAGRECFVVRMRVAGGFWRRGGETPSAVKWEDRIIEIREGSWSYVAGSIGRAPEKIVGTATPREPPEHWQAAWCFSTGEELLISWEPSTSMSDLNFCLRNQKSSDSLVKLLKGKKMQYRARKISSKSKEHEKRENTEEIDEEDEDEEGFLTLVRFTEDNPIGRPTALLNWKLLIVELLPEEDAVFVLLLCISILRSISEMRKEDVGSLLIRRRLKEAKLGARDWGSVILHPSSFSSSISSPYLQPWYWNAKSVIAPDGGDNVTKQPAMSHSPVEGGDKLYKKGILA from the exons ATGTCTGCGACTCGAAACGGAACTCACGATAGCTCAGATGTATTGTCAACGAGATCACTCAGTGAAATATCAGAGGTTGAAACAGTTCGTTTAAGTGTTGATCTTGTGTCAGCTTCAAGAAAAAATCTTGGGTTGTTGAGAACTGTTAGCGAGTCTCCCTGGCTTCATGAGAGAGCTACTATTCTTGAAGCTATAAGAAG GTATGATGAGCTTTGGATGCCTTTGATTTCTGATATGATGGAGGGGTCTTCACCTCCTATGGTTCTTCCTCCTCTCGATGTTGAATGGGTTTGGTTTTGTCACACCTTGAATCCG GTGAGTTACAGGAAATACTGTGAGGAAAGGTTCTCAAAACTGATTGGAAAACCAGcaattttttataaagagaACGAAGAGTATTCATTGATGAGATGTGAAGAGCTTTGGATGAAAAGATATCCAAATGAGTCTTTTGAGAATGAAGTtgatattaattcatcaaatttgCAAGACCTTCATGTTGCTCAAGATCACGAGGATCTACTGAATGAAGTTGAGAAGCAAAGACATGTTTATAGCAAATTTTCATGGCCATACATGAGTGAGATTGTTTACTTGATAGCAGCAAGGCAAAGATACAACGGATTCTTGTATGTGTTGCAGAGATTTGCAGATGGTTGTTCATCAAGATTATTGCCTAGCTTGGATATTTTGCTCATGTGGGTGACACATCAG GTATGTGTTTTCGTGAGGCTCAATTCTAGGATGAAGCCAGTGCAACAGGAAAGACAACATAATTTTCTTCGTCTGCAAATAGTAAGATGTCACAGGGAGCTGAAGATTGATAAACCAATTTCCAGCTTCTCCTCAGATACATGGAAAAAAGTTACACATCTCTACTGTGAGTTTGGAACCAAAGGACTAATGCTTGAGGTTCGGAAACATGGAGGTGGCTGTTTTAAAACAAGTAAATTGGAAGATTCTAAAACATTTCTTTGGAATGATTTATTAAGAGCACCCTCTCTTGCGTTGGAAACACATTTAGATGATAAACAAGCGAGGGCTGTTGCTTCAATAACCCCACCAGCCCAAGCACCATACTTGCTGAAATGTGTACCAGACAAAGTCACAGATGATTCAGGGGCCATGGTCTCGGATGTGATTCTGAGAATGAACAATTATAAGCCTCAAGAAGGTCGGTGGTTGTCTCGCACCATCCTTGATCATGCAGGGAGGGAGTGTTTCGTTGTCCGAATGAG AGTGGCAGGAGGGTTTTGGAGGAGAGGAGGTGAAACCCCATCAGCAGTCAAATGGGAGGATAGGATTATAGAGATACGCGAAGGTTCTTGGTCTTATGTTGCTGGTTCGATTGGTAGAGCACCTG AGAAAATAGTAGGAACCGCAACACCAAGAGAACCTCCAGAACATTGGCAAGCAGCATGGTGTTTTTCAACAGGGGAGGAATTGCTGATAAGTTGGGAACCATCAACATCAATGTCTGACCTGAATTTTTGTTTGAGAAACCAAAAATCTTCTGACTCATTG GTGAAGTTGTTGAAGGGTAAGAAAATGCAATATCGAGCAAGGAAAATTAGTTCAAAGAGCAAAGAGCATGAAAAGCGAGAAAATACAGAAGAAATTGACGAGGAAGACGAAGACGAGGAAGGGTTTCTGACTCTTGTTCGGTTCACAGAAGATAATCCAATAGGAAGGCCAACAGCTCTTCTAAATTGGAAGTTATTGATAGTTGAACTATTGCCTGAAGAAGATGCAGTTTTTGTACTACTTCTCTGCATTTCAATACTTCGAAGTATATCAGAAATGAGAAAGGAAGATGTTGGCAGCTTGCTTATTAGGAGAAGATTAAAAGAAGCAAAACTTGGAGCTAGAGATTGGGGTTCTGTTATCCTTCATCCTTCCTCattttcatcttccatttcTTCACCTTACCTTCAACCTTGGTACTGGAATGCAAAATCAGTGATCGCACCTGATGGAGGAGATAATGTAACTAAGCAACCGGCTATGAGTCATTCACCAGTTGAAGGTGGTGATAAGCTGTACAAAAAAGGGATTCTGGCATGA
- the LOC140954451 gene encoding uncharacterized protein has product MDSKNQIMIFAAIVLYLFLHFPSQTEAGVELASKVCKYSQNYESCVQTLTSHPQTLGAPNEKAIAEKALEIARKESVGTSVFFTGLAKANPTYKTALEQCATHFKEAVQFLNLLGLEGGTASLDVHYGLDEVNQCQDALSSGHVQIDSATSIIQKWKTVYDAAGAAVATLEN; this is encoded by the coding sequence ATGGATTCCAAGAatcaaatcatgatttttgctgCCATTGTCTTGTATCTCTTCCTGCATTTTCCTTCACAAACCGAGGCAGGAGTGGAATTAGCGAGCAAGGTTTGCAAATATAGCCAAAACTATGAATCCTGCGTTCAAACCCTGACGTCCCATCCACAAACTTTGGGAGCACCTAATGAAAAGGCGATTGCAGAGAAAGCCCTGGAAATAGCAAGAAAAGAATCGGTAGGTACAAGCGTTTTCTTTACTGGCTTGGCTAAAGCAAACCCTACATATAAGACAGCACTTGAGCAATGCGCAACCCATTTTAAAGAGGCAGTTCAGTTCTTGAACCTCCTGGGGCTAGAAGGTGGCACGGCAAGCTTAGATGTGCATTATGGTCTTGATGAAGTTAACCAGTGTCAAGATGCATTGTCTTCAGGCCATGTTCAAATTGATTCAGCCACTTCTATAATCCAGAAATGGAAGACTGTCTATGATGCTGCAGGCGCAGCTGTAGCAACTCTTGAGAACTGA
- the LOC118060971 gene encoding uncharacterized protein isoform X4 — translation MSATRNGTHDSSDVLSTRSLSEISEVETVRLSVDLVSASRKNLGLLRTVSESPWLHERATILEAIRRYDELWMPLISDMMEGSSPPMVLPPLDVEWVWFCHTLNPVSYRKYCEERFSKLIGKPAIFYKENEEYSLMRCEELWMKRYPNESFENEVDINSSNLQDLHVAQDHEDLLNEVEKQRHVYSKFSWPYMSEIVYLIAARQRYNGFLYVLQRFADGCSSRLLPSLDILLMWVTHQSYPTVYAEDLKEMEGDMGKIVGLWETVKSKEVLEETKKLWERTFDQPYVKAGGTIEFGGVASIVKPPVYWEVSDTDVNTKYKSLLPRFLLEVCVFVRLNSRMKPVQQERQHNFLRLQIVRCHRELKIDKPISSFSSDTWKKVTHLYCEFGTKGLMLEVRKHGGGCFKTSKLEDSKTFLWNDLLRAPSLALETHLDDKQARAVASITPPAQAPYLLKCVPDKVTDDSGAMVSDVILRMNNYKPQEGRWLSRTILDHAGRECFVVRMRVAGGFWRRGGETPSAVKWEDRIIEIREGSWSYVAGSIGRAPVQRK, via the exons ATGTCTGCGACTCGAAACGGAACTCACGATAGCTCAGATGTATTGTCAACGAGATCACTCAGTGAAATATCAGAGGTTGAAACAGTTCGTTTAAGTGTTGATCTTGTGTCAGCTTCAAGAAAAAATCTTGGGTTGTTGAGAACTGTTAGCGAGTCTCCCTGGCTTCATGAGAGAGCTACTATTCTTGAAGCTATAAGAAG GTATGATGAGCTTTGGATGCCTTTGATTTCTGATATGATGGAGGGGTCTTCACCTCCTATGGTTCTTCCTCCTCTCGATGTTGAATGGGTTTGGTTTTGTCACACCTTGAATCCG GTGAGTTACAGGAAATACTGTGAGGAAAGGTTCTCAAAACTGATTGGAAAACCAGcaattttttataaagagaACGAAGAGTATTCATTGATGAGATGTGAAGAGCTTTGGATGAAAAGATATCCAAATGAGTCTTTTGAGAATGAAGTtgatattaattcatcaaatttgCAAGACCTTCATGTTGCTCAAGATCACGAGGATCTACTGAATGAAGTTGAGAAGCAAAGACATGTTTATAGCAAATTTTCATGGCCATACATGAGTGAGATTGTTTACTTGATAGCAGCAAGGCAAAGATACAACGGATTCTTGTATGTGTTGCAGAGATTTGCAGATGGTTGTTCATCAAGATTATTGCCTAGCTTGGATATTTTGCTCATGTGGGTGACACATCAG AGTTATCCAACAGTATATGCAGAGGATTTGAAAGAGATGGAGGGTGATATGGGGAAGATAGTGGGCTTATGGGAGACTGTAAAAAGTAAAGAGGTTTTGGAAGAGACAAAGAAGCTATGGGAAAGAACCTTTGACCAGCCTTATGTGAAAGCTGGTGGAACCATAGAATTTGGCGGGGTTGCTTCAATAGTCAAGCCACCAGTGTATTGGGAGGTCTCGGATACAGATGTCAACACCAAATACAAGTCCCTGCTGCCTAGGTTCCTACTGGAG GTATGTGTTTTCGTGAGGCTCAATTCTAGGATGAAGCCAGTGCAACAGGAAAGACAACATAATTTTCTTCGTCTGCAAATAGTAAGATGTCACAGGGAGCTGAAGATTGATAAACCAATTTCCAGCTTCTCCTCAGATACATGGAAAAAAGTTACACATCTCTACTGTGAGTTTGGAACCAAAGGACTAATGCTTGAGGTTCGGAAACATGGAGGTGGCTGTTTTAAAACAAGTAAATTGGAAGATTCTAAAACATTTCTTTGGAATGATTTATTAAGAGCACCCTCTCTTGCGTTGGAAACACATTTAGATGATAAACAAGCGAGGGCTGTTGCTTCAATAACCCCACCAGCCCAAGCACCATACTTGCTGAAATGTGTACCAGACAAAGTCACAGATGATTCAGGGGCCATGGTCTCGGATGTGATTCTGAGAATGAACAATTATAAGCCTCAAGAAGGTCGGTGGTTGTCTCGCACCATCCTTGATCATGCAGGGAGGGAGTGTTTCGTTGTCCGAATGAG AGTGGCAGGAGGGTTTTGGAGGAGAGGAGGTGAAACCCCATCAGCAGTCAAATGGGAGGATAGGATTATAGAGATACGCGAAGGTTCTTGGTCTTATGTTGCTGGTTCGATTGGTAGAGCACCTG TACAGAGAAAATAG
- the LOC118060971 gene encoding uncharacterized protein isoform X3: MRCEELWMKRYPNESFENEVDINSSNLQDLHVAQDHEDLLNEVEKQRHVYSKFSWPYMSEIVYLIAARQRYNGFLYVLQRFADGCSSRLLPSLDILLMWVTHQSYPTVYAEDLKEMEGDMGKIVGLWETVKSKEVLEETKKLWERTFDQPYVKAGGTIEFGGVASIVKPPVYWEVSDTDVNTKYKSLLPRFLLEVCVFVRLNSRMKPVQQERQHNFLRLQIVRCHRELKIDKPISSFSSDTWKKVTHLYCEFGTKGLMLEVRKHGGGCFKTSKLEDSKTFLWNDLLRAPSLALETHLDDKQARAVASITPPAQAPYLLKCVPDKVTDDSGAMVSDVILRMNNYKPQEGRWLSRTILDHAGRECFVVRMRVAGGFWRRGGETPSAVKWEDRIIEIREGSWSYVAGSIGRAPEKIVGTATPREPPEHWQAAWCFSTGEELLISWEPSTSMSDLNFCLRNQKSSDSLVKLLKGKKMQYRARKISSKSKEHEKRENTEEIDEEDEDEEGFLTLVRFTEDNPIGRPTALLNWKLLIVELLPEEDAVFVLLLCISILRSISEMRKEDVGSLLIRRRLKEAKLGARDWGSVILHPSSFSSSISSPYLQPWYWNAKSVIAPDGGDNVTKQPAMSHSPVEGGDKLYKKGILA, translated from the exons ATGAGATGTGAAGAGCTTTGGATGAAAAGATATCCAAATGAGTCTTTTGAGAATGAAGTtgatattaattcatcaaatttgCAAGACCTTCATGTTGCTCAAGATCACGAGGATCTACTGAATGAAGTTGAGAAGCAAAGACATGTTTATAGCAAATTTTCATGGCCATACATGAGTGAGATTGTTTACTTGATAGCAGCAAGGCAAAGATACAACGGATTCTTGTATGTGTTGCAGAGATTTGCAGATGGTTGTTCATCAAGATTATTGCCTAGCTTGGATATTTTGCTCATGTGGGTGACACATCAG AGTTATCCAACAGTATATGCAGAGGATTTGAAAGAGATGGAGGGTGATATGGGGAAGATAGTGGGCTTATGGGAGACTGTAAAAAGTAAAGAGGTTTTGGAAGAGACAAAGAAGCTATGGGAAAGAACCTTTGACCAGCCTTATGTGAAAGCTGGTGGAACCATAGAATTTGGCGGGGTTGCTTCAATAGTCAAGCCACCAGTGTATTGGGAGGTCTCGGATACAGATGTCAACACCAAATACAAGTCCCTGCTGCCTAGGTTCCTACTGGAG GTATGTGTTTTCGTGAGGCTCAATTCTAGGATGAAGCCAGTGCAACAGGAAAGACAACATAATTTTCTTCGTCTGCAAATAGTAAGATGTCACAGGGAGCTGAAGATTGATAAACCAATTTCCAGCTTCTCCTCAGATACATGGAAAAAAGTTACACATCTCTACTGTGAGTTTGGAACCAAAGGACTAATGCTTGAGGTTCGGAAACATGGAGGTGGCTGTTTTAAAACAAGTAAATTGGAAGATTCTAAAACATTTCTTTGGAATGATTTATTAAGAGCACCCTCTCTTGCGTTGGAAACACATTTAGATGATAAACAAGCGAGGGCTGTTGCTTCAATAACCCCACCAGCCCAAGCACCATACTTGCTGAAATGTGTACCAGACAAAGTCACAGATGATTCAGGGGCCATGGTCTCGGATGTGATTCTGAGAATGAACAATTATAAGCCTCAAGAAGGTCGGTGGTTGTCTCGCACCATCCTTGATCATGCAGGGAGGGAGTGTTTCGTTGTCCGAATGAG AGTGGCAGGAGGGTTTTGGAGGAGAGGAGGTGAAACCCCATCAGCAGTCAAATGGGAGGATAGGATTATAGAGATACGCGAAGGTTCTTGGTCTTATGTTGCTGGTTCGATTGGTAGAGCACCTG AGAAAATAGTAGGAACCGCAACACCAAGAGAACCTCCAGAACATTGGCAAGCAGCATGGTGTTTTTCAACAGGGGAGGAATTGCTGATAAGTTGGGAACCATCAACATCAATGTCTGACCTGAATTTTTGTTTGAGAAACCAAAAATCTTCTGACTCATTG GTGAAGTTGTTGAAGGGTAAGAAAATGCAATATCGAGCAAGGAAAATTAGTTCAAAGAGCAAAGAGCATGAAAAGCGAGAAAATACAGAAGAAATTGACGAGGAAGACGAAGACGAGGAAGGGTTTCTGACTCTTGTTCGGTTCACAGAAGATAATCCAATAGGAAGGCCAACAGCTCTTCTAAATTGGAAGTTATTGATAGTTGAACTATTGCCTGAAGAAGATGCAGTTTTTGTACTACTTCTCTGCATTTCAATACTTCGAAGTATATCAGAAATGAGAAAGGAAGATGTTGGCAGCTTGCTTATTAGGAGAAGATTAAAAGAAGCAAAACTTGGAGCTAGAGATTGGGGTTCTGTTATCCTTCATCCTTCCTCattttcatcttccatttcTTCACCTTACCTTCAACCTTGGTACTGGAATGCAAAATCAGTGATCGCACCTGATGGAGGAGATAATGTAACTAAGCAACCGGCTATGAGTCATTCACCAGTTGAAGGTGGTGATAAGCTGTACAAAAAAGGGATTCTGGCATGA
- the LOC118060971 gene encoding uncharacterized protein isoform X1 codes for MSATRNGTHDSSDVLSTRSLSEISEVETVRLSVDLVSASRKNLGLLRTVSESPWLHERATILEAIRRYDELWMPLISDMMEGSSPPMVLPPLDVEWVWFCHTLNPVSYRKYCEERFSKLIGKPAIFYKENEEYSLMRCEELWMKRYPNESFENEVDINSSNLQDLHVAQDHEDLLNEVEKQRHVYSKFSWPYMSEIVYLIAARQRYNGFLYVLQRFADGCSSRLLPSLDILLMWVTHQSYPTVYAEDLKEMEGDMGKIVGLWETVKSKEVLEETKKLWERTFDQPYVKAGGTIEFGGVASIVKPPVYWEVSDTDVNTKYKSLLPRFLLEVCVFVRLNSRMKPVQQERQHNFLRLQIVRCHRELKIDKPISSFSSDTWKKVTHLYCEFGTKGLMLEVRKHGGGCFKTSKLEDSKTFLWNDLLRAPSLALETHLDDKQARAVASITPPAQAPYLLKCVPDKVTDDSGAMVSDVILRMNNYKPQEGRWLSRTILDHAGRECFVVRMRVAGGFWRRGGETPSAVKWEDRIIEIREGSWSYVAGSIGRAPEKIVGTATPREPPEHWQAAWCFSTGEELLISWEPSTSMSDLNFCLRNQKSSDSLVKLLKGKKMQYRARKISSKSKEHEKRENTEEIDEEDEDEEGFLTLVRFTEDNPIGRPTALLNWKLLIVELLPEEDAVFVLLLCISILRSISEMRKEDVGSLLIRRRLKEAKLGARDWGSVILHPSSFSSSISSPYLQPWYWNAKSVIAPDGGDNVTKQPAMSHSPVEGGDKLYKKGILA; via the exons ATGTCTGCGACTCGAAACGGAACTCACGATAGCTCAGATGTATTGTCAACGAGATCACTCAGTGAAATATCAGAGGTTGAAACAGTTCGTTTAAGTGTTGATCTTGTGTCAGCTTCAAGAAAAAATCTTGGGTTGTTGAGAACTGTTAGCGAGTCTCCCTGGCTTCATGAGAGAGCTACTATTCTTGAAGCTATAAGAAG GTATGATGAGCTTTGGATGCCTTTGATTTCTGATATGATGGAGGGGTCTTCACCTCCTATGGTTCTTCCTCCTCTCGATGTTGAATGGGTTTGGTTTTGTCACACCTTGAATCCG GTGAGTTACAGGAAATACTGTGAGGAAAGGTTCTCAAAACTGATTGGAAAACCAGcaattttttataaagagaACGAAGAGTATTCATTGATGAGATGTGAAGAGCTTTGGATGAAAAGATATCCAAATGAGTCTTTTGAGAATGAAGTtgatattaattcatcaaatttgCAAGACCTTCATGTTGCTCAAGATCACGAGGATCTACTGAATGAAGTTGAGAAGCAAAGACATGTTTATAGCAAATTTTCATGGCCATACATGAGTGAGATTGTTTACTTGATAGCAGCAAGGCAAAGATACAACGGATTCTTGTATGTGTTGCAGAGATTTGCAGATGGTTGTTCATCAAGATTATTGCCTAGCTTGGATATTTTGCTCATGTGGGTGACACATCAG AGTTATCCAACAGTATATGCAGAGGATTTGAAAGAGATGGAGGGTGATATGGGGAAGATAGTGGGCTTATGGGAGACTGTAAAAAGTAAAGAGGTTTTGGAAGAGACAAAGAAGCTATGGGAAAGAACCTTTGACCAGCCTTATGTGAAAGCTGGTGGAACCATAGAATTTGGCGGGGTTGCTTCAATAGTCAAGCCACCAGTGTATTGGGAGGTCTCGGATACAGATGTCAACACCAAATACAAGTCCCTGCTGCCTAGGTTCCTACTGGAG GTATGTGTTTTCGTGAGGCTCAATTCTAGGATGAAGCCAGTGCAACAGGAAAGACAACATAATTTTCTTCGTCTGCAAATAGTAAGATGTCACAGGGAGCTGAAGATTGATAAACCAATTTCCAGCTTCTCCTCAGATACATGGAAAAAAGTTACACATCTCTACTGTGAGTTTGGAACCAAAGGACTAATGCTTGAGGTTCGGAAACATGGAGGTGGCTGTTTTAAAACAAGTAAATTGGAAGATTCTAAAACATTTCTTTGGAATGATTTATTAAGAGCACCCTCTCTTGCGTTGGAAACACATTTAGATGATAAACAAGCGAGGGCTGTTGCTTCAATAACCCCACCAGCCCAAGCACCATACTTGCTGAAATGTGTACCAGACAAAGTCACAGATGATTCAGGGGCCATGGTCTCGGATGTGATTCTGAGAATGAACAATTATAAGCCTCAAGAAGGTCGGTGGTTGTCTCGCACCATCCTTGATCATGCAGGGAGGGAGTGTTTCGTTGTCCGAATGAG AGTGGCAGGAGGGTTTTGGAGGAGAGGAGGTGAAACCCCATCAGCAGTCAAATGGGAGGATAGGATTATAGAGATACGCGAAGGTTCTTGGTCTTATGTTGCTGGTTCGATTGGTAGAGCACCTG AGAAAATAGTAGGAACCGCAACACCAAGAGAACCTCCAGAACATTGGCAAGCAGCATGGTGTTTTTCAACAGGGGAGGAATTGCTGATAAGTTGGGAACCATCAACATCAATGTCTGACCTGAATTTTTGTTTGAGAAACCAAAAATCTTCTGACTCATTG GTGAAGTTGTTGAAGGGTAAGAAAATGCAATATCGAGCAAGGAAAATTAGTTCAAAGAGCAAAGAGCATGAAAAGCGAGAAAATACAGAAGAAATTGACGAGGAAGACGAAGACGAGGAAGGGTTTCTGACTCTTGTTCGGTTCACAGAAGATAATCCAATAGGAAGGCCAACAGCTCTTCTAAATTGGAAGTTATTGATAGTTGAACTATTGCCTGAAGAAGATGCAGTTTTTGTACTACTTCTCTGCATTTCAATACTTCGAAGTATATCAGAAATGAGAAAGGAAGATGTTGGCAGCTTGCTTATTAGGAGAAGATTAAAAGAAGCAAAACTTGGAGCTAGAGATTGGGGTTCTGTTATCCTTCATCCTTCCTCattttcatcttccatttcTTCACCTTACCTTCAACCTTGGTACTGGAATGCAAAATCAGTGATCGCACCTGATGGAGGAGATAATGTAACTAAGCAACCGGCTATGAGTCATTCACCAGTTGAAGGTGGTGATAAGCTGTACAAAAAAGGGATTCTGGCATGA